Proteins from a genomic interval of Streptomyces sp. NBC_01445:
- a CDS encoding bifunctional phosphatase PAP2/diacylglycerol kinase family protein has translation MCADLDHLTTWRTAPPAGPGLRGRLAALDLRVFEYAARRHWPGGDRVLPRLSRSANHGVLWFAVAGALAVGGSPKARRAAVRGVASLAVASATINTLGKRSVRRPRPALDPVPLVRRLKRQPVTTSFPSGHAASAAAFAAGVALESRPLGALVAPLAFSVAASRVYTGAHFPGDVLAGAALGAGAAFAVRGLVPTRDQMPSPGRPLVDDVPKLPGGEGLVMVVNTGAGSPDQARTLRGLLPHAEIVEAEGSDLPAALEKAATRARALGVCGGDGTVNTAAGVALRHGLPLAVLPGGTLNHFAYDLGIEDPGDLSRAVEAGDAVAVDVGRFRSSATSGIFLNTFSLGVYPELVKERERWSRRIGGRLADVVAATHVLRRDHPLQAELDGTRRPLWMVFAGNCTYRRMGLTAGRRADLADGLLDVRVVHGGRLPGVRLLAAAFAGPLSRSPFHAAVRRTRLRMDHISPGTPLAFDGEVGPCGRELTIDKQHEALRVYRPLTIL, from the coding sequence ATGTGCGCTGACCTCGACCATCTGACCACCTGGCGGACCGCGCCCCCTGCGGGCCCCGGCCTGCGCGGCCGGCTCGCTGCCCTTGACCTGCGTGTTTTCGAGTATGCGGCGCGCCGGCACTGGCCGGGCGGCGACCGTGTCCTGCCCCGGCTGAGCCGCAGTGCGAACCATGGGGTGCTGTGGTTCGCGGTGGCGGGCGCGCTGGCGGTGGGCGGTTCACCGAAGGCCCGCCGCGCGGCCGTGCGCGGGGTCGCCTCGCTCGCGGTGGCGTCCGCGACGATCAACACGCTCGGCAAGCGTTCGGTGCGCAGGCCGCGGCCCGCGCTCGACCCGGTGCCGCTGGTGCGGCGCCTGAAGCGGCAGCCGGTCACGACGTCGTTCCCGTCCGGGCATGCGGCGTCGGCGGCCGCGTTCGCCGCGGGCGTCGCGCTGGAGTCCCGCCCGCTGGGCGCGCTGGTGGCGCCCCTCGCGTTCTCCGTCGCCGCGTCCCGTGTCTATACGGGCGCCCACTTCCCGGGCGACGTCCTCGCGGGCGCCGCGCTCGGGGCGGGCGCGGCCTTCGCGGTACGGGGCCTCGTGCCGACCCGCGACCAGATGCCGTCGCCGGGCCGGCCGCTGGTGGACGACGTGCCGAAGCTGCCCGGCGGGGAGGGCCTGGTGATGGTGGTCAACACCGGTGCGGGCAGTCCGGACCAGGCGCGGACGCTGCGCGGCCTGCTGCCGCACGCCGAGATCGTCGAGGCCGAGGGATCCGATCTGCCGGCCGCGCTGGAGAAGGCGGCGACCCGGGCGCGGGCGCTCGGGGTGTGCGGCGGGGACGGCACCGTGAACACGGCGGCGGGCGTCGCCCTGCGCCACGGTCTGCCGCTCGCCGTGCTTCCGGGCGGCACGCTCAACCACTTCGCGTACGACCTGGGGATCGAGGACCCGGGTGATCTGTCGCGGGCCGTCGAGGCGGGCGACGCCGTGGCGGTCGACGTCGGCCGCTTCCGGTCGTCGGCCACCTCCGGGATCTTCCTCAACACCTTCAGCCTGGGCGTGTACCCGGAGCTGGTGAAGGAGCGCGAGCGCTGGTCGCGGCGGATCGGCGGCCGGCTCGCCGACGTGGTGGCCGCCACGCACGTGCTGCGCCGCGACCACCCGCTGCAGGCCGAACTGGACGGTACGCGGCGGCCGTTGTGGATGGTGTTCGCCGGGAACTGCACGTATCGCCGGATGGGGCTCACGGCGGGCCGGCGCGCGGACCTCGCGGACGGCCTGCTCGACGTGCGCGTGGTGCACGGCGGCCGACTGCCGGGCGTGCGACTCCTTGCGGCGGCGTTCGCGGGACCGCTGTCCCGCTCCCCGTTCCACGCCGCGGTCCGGCGCACGCGGCTGCGCATGGACCACATCAGTCCCGGCACGCCACTGGCCTTCGACGGTGAAGTCGGGCCGTGCGGACGGGAGTTGACCATCGACAAGCAGCACGAGGCGCTGCGGGTCTACCGGCCGCTGACCATACTGTGA
- a CDS encoding class I SAM-dependent methyltransferase yields the protein MPKETAVYTHGHHESVLRSHTWRTAANSAAYLLGSLKPHMKILDIGCGPGTITADLAALVPEGHVTGVDQAAGILDQARATAAERGLTNVDFATADVHALDYPDDTFCVVHAHQVLQHVGDPVQALREMRRVTKPTGFIAVRDSDYAAMTWYPNAPAMEDWLDLYRRVARANGGEPDSGRRLRSWALEAGFDATDINSSSSTWCYATPDEIDWWSGLWADRTLASAYAERATESGHATTGQLEAISEAWRTWGKQPDAWFSVLHGEILCRKTDREGAAS from the coding sequence ATGCCGAAGGAGACCGCTGTCTACACGCACGGCCACCACGAGTCCGTGCTGCGCTCCCACACCTGGCGCACCGCCGCCAACTCGGCGGCGTATCTGCTCGGTTCACTCAAGCCGCACATGAAGATCCTGGACATCGGATGCGGCCCGGGGACCATCACCGCCGACCTGGCTGCGCTGGTACCCGAGGGACATGTCACCGGCGTGGACCAGGCCGCGGGGATCCTCGACCAGGCCAGGGCGACGGCGGCCGAACGCGGCCTGACCAACGTCGACTTCGCGACCGCGGACGTCCACGCGCTGGACTACCCGGACGACACGTTCTGCGTCGTGCACGCCCACCAGGTGCTCCAGCACGTCGGCGACCCGGTGCAGGCCCTGCGCGAGATGCGCCGGGTCACCAAGCCCACCGGGTTCATCGCCGTCCGCGATTCGGACTACGCGGCCATGACCTGGTACCCGAACGCGCCGGCCATGGAGGACTGGCTGGACCTGTACCGGCGGGTCGCCCGCGCCAACGGCGGCGAGCCGGACTCGGGCCGGCGCCTCAGATCCTGGGCGCTGGAAGCCGGTTTCGACGCGACCGACATCAACTCGTCATCCTCCACCTGGTGTTATGCCACACCGGACGAGATCGACTGGTGGAGCGGCCTGTGGGCGGACCGCACCCTCGCCTCCGCGTACGCCGAGCGCGCGACGGAGAGCGGCCACGCGACGACCGGACAGCTGGAAGCGATCTCCGAGGCGTGGCGGACCTGGGGGAAGCAGCCCGACGCCTGGTTCTCGGTGCTGCACGGCGAGATCCTGTGCCGCAAGACGGATCGCGAGGGCGCTGCGAGCTGA
- a CDS encoding VOC family protein: protein MEILGTTLRICVEDLESSVAFYERLAGSRALRFERGGVSVAAVGCFLLMSGPKEEIDVLRKVSATIAVPNVDEAHAVLSASGARVLAGPVPTPAGRNLIAMHPDGSVFEYADRQGQAQA from the coding sequence ATGGAGATCCTGGGAACCACGCTGCGAATCTGCGTCGAGGACCTGGAGTCCTCGGTCGCGTTCTACGAACGGCTCGCGGGCAGCCGGGCCCTGCGCTTCGAGCGCGGCGGTGTCTCCGTCGCGGCGGTCGGCTGCTTCCTCCTGATGAGCGGGCCGAAGGAGGAGATCGACGTCCTGCGCAAGGTCTCGGCGACGATCGCCGTCCCGAACGTCGACGAGGCGCACGCCGTCCTCAGCGCGTCCGGCGCACGCGTCCTCGCCGGGCCGGTCCCGACGCCCGCCGGCCGCAATCTGATCGCGATGCACCCGGACGGCTCCGTCTTCGAGTACGCCGACCGGCAGGGCCAGGCCCAGGCATAG
- a CDS encoding GntR family transcriptional regulator gives MAGSDGDGGETREAGESVRRGGARPPLGSRARDAIRQRIIDRRYPQGSRLVEREVAEELQMSRVPVREALRSLVTEGLLELLPHSGVRVRRLARADVEHLYEVWEPLAVQASRLAARRVARAAPQEPEGLGALRGTLDVAERAAAADEGAREVAAHTAFHEGIVTLSGNPLLARTMEQLGWQLQLLFGLREEPAHMRAQHAVIFRHIVAGDEETAAASTLLHVRDSRSVALRSLFGDEGDDGRGDGHGDALYTSLY, from the coding sequence ATGGCGGGCAGCGACGGTGACGGCGGGGAGACCCGGGAGGCCGGGGAATCCGTGAGGAGGGGCGGCGCCCGGCCGCCGCTCGGCTCGCGCGCGCGGGACGCGATCCGGCAGCGCATCATCGACCGGCGCTACCCGCAGGGCTCCCGGCTCGTCGAGCGCGAGGTCGCCGAAGAGCTGCAGATGTCGCGTGTCCCGGTGCGGGAGGCGCTCCGCTCGCTCGTCACCGAGGGCCTGCTCGAACTTCTGCCGCACAGCGGGGTACGCGTACGGCGGCTGGCGCGGGCCGACGTGGAGCATCTCTACGAGGTGTGGGAGCCGCTGGCCGTACAGGCGTCCCGGCTCGCGGCCCGGCGCGTCGCGCGGGCCGCGCCGCAGGAGCCGGAAGGGCTCGGCGCGCTGCGCGGGACGCTGGACGTGGCGGAGCGCGCGGCCGCGGCGGACGAGGGGGCGCGCGAGGTGGCCGCGCACACCGCATTCCACGAGGGCATCGTGACCCTGTCCGGGAATCCGCTCCTTGCGCGCACCATGGAACAGCTCGGCTGGCAGCTGCAGCTGCTGTTCGGCCTGCGCGAGGAGCCCGCCCATATGCGGGCACAGCATGCGGTGATCTTCCGGCACATCGTCGCGGGCGACGAGGAGACCGCCGCGGCGAGCACGCTGCTGCACGTGCGCGACAGCCGGTCGGTGGCCCTGCGCTCACTCTTCGGTGACGAGGGCGATGACGGCCGGGGGGACGGCCACGGCGACGCTTTGTATACCAGCCTCTATTAG
- a CDS encoding amidohydrolase family protein produces MCVENCPPPSNRLTRRGVLAGAAALAGTTAALAAAPGASAAAPMTRTSATRSGNAPRGGDLVIDGGTLLDPATGKVTEDAVVVIRDGVVRAAGPRARVDVPEGATVLDAHGQWVLPGLVDSHIHLNTAAEAAKTLALGATTARSGSTNFYQDIAVRELSRQAPGLAPRLRASGVFVTPDLGDTILADPDLTPLARLKGGVTSTEALRRVVEVNLARGVDTVKTRVNPRAGLAEQDPLEQVYSREQLSTIVATARRGGKDVLCHSYSEMGCHDAVMAGVKSVEHGAFISERTLHEMRRRGTYFTPTMVAIGGMIGDPDPVLDERGRTYLPKLKAAAKLAHELGVGLVSGTDSSGGSVEPIGAEIEMMHSAGLSALDAIRTATTNAARLLGFEGQVGRLARGYAGDAILLSGNPLADVSVLKKPVRVVRAGVAV; encoded by the coding sequence ATGTGCGTCGAGAACTGCCCCCCGCCGTCGAACCGGCTGACCCGCCGAGGCGTACTCGCGGGTGCCGCCGCACTCGCGGGCACCACCGCCGCCCTCGCCGCCGCGCCCGGCGCGTCCGCCGCCGCCCCTATGACGCGCACGTCCGCCACCCGCTCCGGAAACGCCCCCCGCGGCGGTGACCTCGTCATCGACGGCGGCACGCTCCTCGACCCCGCGACGGGCAAGGTCACCGAGGACGCGGTCGTCGTCATCCGCGACGGCGTCGTCCGCGCGGCCGGCCCCCGGGCCCGCGTCGACGTCCCCGAGGGCGCCACCGTCCTCGACGCCCACGGCCAGTGGGTCCTGCCCGGACTCGTCGACTCGCACATCCACCTGAACACCGCCGCCGAGGCCGCCAAGACCCTCGCGCTCGGCGCCACCACCGCGCGCAGCGGTTCGACGAACTTCTACCAGGACATCGCCGTCCGCGAGCTCTCCCGGCAGGCCCCGGGCCTGGCCCCCCGACTGCGCGCGTCCGGCGTCTTCGTCACCCCCGACCTCGGTGACACGATCCTCGCGGACCCCGACCTCACCCCGCTCGCCCGCCTCAAGGGCGGCGTCACCTCGACCGAGGCGCTGCGCCGCGTCGTCGAGGTCAACCTGGCCCGTGGTGTCGACACCGTCAAGACGCGTGTGAACCCGCGCGCCGGCCTGGCCGAGCAGGACCCGCTGGAGCAGGTCTACAGCCGCGAGCAGCTCTCCACGATCGTCGCCACCGCCCGCCGCGGCGGCAAGGACGTCCTGTGCCACAGCTACAGCGAGATGGGCTGCCACGACGCCGTCATGGCCGGCGTCAAGTCCGTCGAGCACGGCGCGTTCATCAGTGAGCGGACCCTGCACGAGATGCGCCGCCGTGGTACGTACTTCACGCCCACGATGGTCGCGATCGGCGGCATGATCGGCGACCCCGACCCGGTTCTCGACGAGCGCGGCCGCACCTACCTGCCGAAGCTCAAGGCCGCCGCGAAGCTCGCCCACGAGCTGGGCGTGGGCCTGGTGTCCGGCACGGACTCGTCGGGCGGCTCGGTCGAGCCGATCGGCGCCGAGATCGAGATGATGCACTCGGCCGGTCTGTCCGCGCTCGACGCGATCCGCACCGCGACCACCAACGCGGCCCGTCTTCTCGGCTTCGAGGGCCAGGTGGGCCGTCTCGCGCGCGGTTACGCGGGCGACGCCATCCTGCTGTCCGGCAATCCGCTCGCCGACGTGTCGGTGCTGAAGAAGCCGGTGCGCGTGGTGCGGGCGGGTGTTGCCGTATGA
- a CDS encoding amidohydrolase, translated as MSAVVFRNVRPLGAAEAVDLAVVDGVIVDAPAPEGAEIVDCGGRIALPTLVDAHIHPDKTAWGEPWVSRKPASGIAEFAAADAELYRSQTTPLKDRAQRLMAHAVTRGTRAMRAHVDVAPAFGLAGVEGVGAAREALRDAVDVQIVAFPQHGVLRAPGTAELLEEAARTGGIDIVGGIDPIGFDEALDAQLDLVFGIADRHGVGVDIHLHDQSVPGLTAVHAIIDRTRALSLQGKVSISHAFCVPSLEGVALDRMGAELADAGISLTTVAPSRPLVLPTRRLRELGVRVGLGSDGVRDSWSPFGNADMLHRAHLLARAQGARLDEELADAFRVAADDGARVLGLPHLDLSPGSPADFFLVRGECLPQVVVDLPARDLVVRAGRVVARDGELLLP; from the coding sequence ATGAGCGCCGTCGTCTTCAGGAACGTACGCCCGCTCGGTGCGGCGGAGGCCGTGGACCTCGCCGTCGTCGACGGGGTGATCGTCGACGCTCCCGCGCCCGAGGGTGCCGAGATCGTCGACTGCGGCGGCCGGATCGCGCTGCCGACCCTGGTGGACGCGCACATCCACCCGGACAAGACCGCGTGGGGCGAGCCCTGGGTGTCGCGCAAGCCCGCGTCGGGGATCGCCGAATTCGCCGCCGCGGACGCCGAGTTGTACCGCTCGCAGACCACGCCCCTCAAGGACCGCGCCCAGCGCCTGATGGCGCACGCGGTCACCCGGGGCACCCGGGCGATGCGGGCCCATGTCGATGTCGCGCCCGCTTTCGGCCTTGCCGGAGTCGAGGGTGTCGGCGCCGCGCGTGAGGCGCTGCGGGACGCGGTCGACGTGCAGATCGTCGCGTTCCCGCAGCACGGCGTCCTGCGGGCGCCCGGCACCGCGGAGCTCCTGGAGGAGGCGGCCCGCACCGGTGGCATCGACATCGTGGGCGGCATCGACCCGATCGGGTTCGACGAGGCGCTCGACGCCCAGCTCGACCTGGTCTTCGGGATCGCCGACCGGCACGGCGTGGGCGTCGACATCCACCTCCACGACCAGTCCGTCCCCGGCCTGACCGCGGTGCACGCGATCATCGACCGGACCAGGGCGCTGTCCCTCCAGGGCAAGGTCAGCATCAGTCACGCGTTCTGCGTGCCCAGCCTCGAAGGGGTCGCACTCGACCGCATGGGCGCGGAGTTGGCGGACGCGGGGATCTCCCTGACGACCGTGGCGCCGTCGCGGCCGCTGGTCCTGCCCACGCGCCGGCTGCGCGAGCTCGGGGTGCGGGTCGGGCTCGGCTCGGACGGGGTGCGCGACTCGTGGAGTCCGTTCGGCAACGCCGACATGCTGCACCGGGCGCATCTGCTCGCCCGGGCCCAAGGGGCGCGTCTGGACGAGGAGTTGGCCGACGCCTTCCGCGTCGCCGCCGATGACGGCGCCCGTGTCCTCGGCCTCCCCCACCTGGATCTGTCCCCCGGCTCGCCGGCCGACTTCTTCCTGGTGCGCGGCGAGTGCCTGCCCCAGGTCGTGGTGGACCTGCCCGCGCGTGACCTGGTGGTCAGGGCGGGCCGGGTCGTGGCCAGGGACGGCGAGCTGCTGCTCCCCTGA
- a CDS encoding DUF5107 domain-containing protein, with the protein MTDSQAERTTLRRDVLTLPGVAVGAPDPLPPLRPLDELHEVDDRSKQGMPRDMARQIGYEKLRSVLPERLKNGYGRERAALTLDTLVIENDRLRVTVLPGLGGRVHSMFHKPTGRELLYRNPVFQPADFALNGAWFSGGIEWNIGATGHTTLSCAPLHAARVTAPDGGDMLRLWEWERLRDLPFQVDLWLPAGSDFLHVGVRIRNPHERPAPVYWWSNIAVPEEHRVLAPADEAWHFGYERSLRRVPVPESDGVDRTYPLSGEFPADYFYEVPDGQRRWIAALDDDGHGLVQTSTDLLRGRKLFLWGHGEGGRRWQEWLTEPGTRGYAEIQAGLARTQLEHVRLDAEGEFAWLESYGPLSAAPDAVHSAEDWAAARGEVEECLEAALPRADVDAAYAAWRPHADAEPKESLAEGSGWGALEVLRGDFKLPGTPFTESTLGPAQAPWLDLLRTGSIPEPRRVGPPGPTLVAPHWRDMLETAPAQPLTEYHLGVAQWHAGDLAQAVRSWERGLELAPSLWPLLRCLAVADQETGHRERAADRYAEAFDDLCQERRDDGEAWTAATAALGREAIDALLAARRPGAARTVWDRLHATTRARGRFRLVEARLLLAEGDKEAARAVFDEGFEVADLREGSEVIAELWARLAAPGERLPAQYDFSMRPGES; encoded by the coding sequence GCAGGCCGAGCGGACGACCCTTCGACGCGACGTACTGACCCTGCCCGGCGTGGCGGTGGGTGCCCCCGACCCGCTGCCGCCGCTGCGGCCCCTCGACGAACTCCACGAAGTCGACGACCGCTCCAAGCAGGGCATGCCGCGCGACATGGCCCGCCAGATCGGCTACGAGAAGCTGCGCAGCGTCCTGCCGGAGCGGCTCAAGAACGGCTACGGGCGCGAGCGCGCCGCCCTCACCCTCGACACGCTCGTGATCGAGAACGACCGGCTGCGCGTCACGGTCCTGCCGGGCCTGGGCGGCCGTGTCCACTCGATGTTCCACAAGCCCACCGGACGCGAACTCCTGTACCGCAACCCGGTGTTCCAGCCCGCCGACTTCGCCCTCAACGGCGCCTGGTTCTCCGGCGGCATCGAGTGGAACATCGGCGCGACCGGGCACACCACCCTGTCCTGCGCACCTCTGCACGCCGCCCGTGTCACCGCGCCCGACGGCGGCGACATGCTGCGCCTGTGGGAGTGGGAGCGCCTGCGCGACCTGCCGTTCCAGGTGGACCTGTGGCTGCCCGCCGGATCCGACTTCCTCCACGTCGGGGTGCGGATACGCAATCCCCACGAACGGCCCGCGCCCGTCTACTGGTGGTCGAACATCGCCGTCCCCGAGGAACACCGCGTCCTCGCCCCCGCCGACGAGGCCTGGCACTTCGGCTACGAGCGCAGCCTGCGCCGCGTCCCCGTCCCGGAGTCCGACGGCGTGGACCGCACCTACCCCCTCAGCGGCGAATTCCCGGCCGACTACTTCTACGAGGTCCCCGACGGCCAGCGCCGCTGGATCGCCGCGCTCGACGACGACGGGCACGGGCTCGTACAGACCTCGACCGACCTGCTGCGCGGCCGCAAGCTGTTCCTGTGGGGCCACGGCGAGGGCGGGCGGCGCTGGCAGGAGTGGCTGACCGAGCCGGGCACTCGCGGCTACGCCGAGATACAGGCGGGCCTCGCCCGTACACAGCTGGAGCACGTACGCCTGGACGCCGAGGGCGAGTTCGCCTGGCTGGAGTCGTACGGGCCGCTGTCCGCGGCGCCCGACGCCGTGCACTCCGCCGAGGACTGGGCGGCCGCGCGCGGCGAGGTCGAGGAGTGCCTCGAAGCCGCGCTGCCGAGGGCGGATGTCGACGCCGCCTACGCGGCCTGGCGCCCGCACGCCGACGCGGAGCCGAAGGAGTCGCTCGCGGAGGGCTCCGGGTGGGGCGCCCTCGAAGTGCTGCGCGGCGACTTCAAGCTGCCGGGCACCCCCTTCACCGAGTCGACCCTCGGCCCGGCGCAGGCACCCTGGCTCGACCTCCTGCGCACCGGCTCCATCCCCGAGCCGCGCCGCGTCGGACCGCCCGGGCCCACCCTCGTCGCGCCGCACTGGCGGGACATGCTGGAGACGGCGCCCGCGCAGCCGCTCACCGAGTACCACCTCGGCGTCGCCCAATGGCACGCGGGCGACCTGGCCCAGGCCGTACGCAGCTGGGAGCGCGGCCTGGAACTCGCCCCGTCTCTTTGGCCGTTGCTGCGCTGCCTGGCCGTCGCCGACCAGGAGACGGGCCATCGCGAACGCGCGGCCGACCGCTACGCCGAGGCCTTCGACGATCTGTGCCAGGAGCGGCGCGACGACGGCGAGGCCTGGACGGCGGCCACCGCGGCGCTGGGCCGCGAGGCCATCGACGCGCTGCTCGCGGCCCGGCGTCCCGGAGCGGCCCGCACCGTCTGGGACCGGCTGCACGCCACGACCCGGGCCCGCGGCCGCTTCCGGCTCGTCGAGGCTCGGCTCCTCCTCGCCGAGGGCGACAAGGAGGCGGCACGGGCCGTGTTCGACGAGGGCTTCGAGGTCGCCGACCTGCGCGAGGGCTCGGAGGTCATCGCCGAACTGTGGGCACGCCTCGCCGCACCGGGCGAACGGTTGCCCGCCCAGTACGACTTCAGCATGCGGCCCGGGGAGTCCTGA